The Tolypothrix sp. PCC 7712 region ACCCGTTTACAGCATAGGCTCTTCTGCTTTCTTCCTTCTAACTTTTACCTTTGCTATATGGCCCGCGACTATTATGAAATTCTGGGTGTCTCTCGTGACGCCGACAAAGAAGAAATCAAACAAGCCTACCGCCGCCTAGCCCGGAAGTATCACCCAGACGTGAACAAAGAACCGGGAGCAGAGGAGCGGTTTAAGGAAATTAATCATGCTTATGAAATACTTTCTGAGCCAGAAATCAGAGAACGTTATAACCGTTTTGGTGAAGCCGGAGTCTCTGGTGGATCTGCTGGCTTCCAAGATGTAAGTGAAGGCTTTGCTGATATCTTTGAAAGCATTTTCAGCGGCTTTGCTGGTGGAATGGGTGGTCAAACACAAAGAAGACGCAGTGGGCCTGTACGAGGTGATGACCTGCGCTTAGACCTGAAGTTAGATTTTAGAGAAGCGGTATTTGGCGGAGAAAAAGAAATTCGCATCTCTCATCTAGAAACCTGTGATATCTGTAGCGGTTCTGGTGCAAAACCGGGAACTCGGCCGCGGACTTGTTCGACTTGTAGCGGTTCTGGTCAAGTACGTCGTGTAACTAGAACACCTTTTGGCAGTTTTACCCAAGTTTCAACTTGTCCTACCTGTAATGGTACGGGGATGGTGATTGAAGATAAATGTGAAGCTTGTGATGGTAAGGGTACAAATCAAATCACCAAAAAACTCAAAATTACCATTCCCGCTGGTGTGGATAATGGTACGCGCTTGCGAATCTCTCAAGAAGGAGATGCAGGACAAAGAGGAGGCCCCCCAGGAGATTTATACGTCTACTTATTCGTGAATGAAGACGAAGAATTTCATCGGGATGGCATTAACATTCTTTCGGAAATTAAAGTTAGTTACCTGCAAGCAATTTTAGGCTGCCGTTTAGAAGTAGATACGGTAGATGGGCCAGTGGAATTAATCATCCCCCCTGGAACCCAGCCGAATACAGTGATGAAGTTAGAAAATCGTGGTGTCCCACGCTTGGGTAATCCTGTGAGCCGGGGTGACCATCTGCTGACGGTACTAATTGATATTCCTACCAAGGTAACCCCAGAGGAGAGAGAATTGTTAGAGAAGCTCGCTAAAATTAAGGGAGACCGCACTGGTAAAGGTGGTCTAGAAGGATTCTTGGGTAATCTGTTTAAGTAATGCAGCTATCTTCTCTCTCATCTCCTGATGCTCAACTTGATTTACGCGGGACTCCTTGCCCGATAAATTTTGTGCGGACAAAATTACGTCTAGAAAAAATGCCACCAGGGAGTTTGCTAGAAGTTTGGCTAGACCCTGGGGAGCCAATTGAGCAAGTTCCTGATAGCTTGGTAATGGCAGGCTATCAGGTAGAACAAATTGCAGATTGCGCTGGTTATTTTTCCTTGTTAGTACGCCGTCCTGCGATCGCCCAATGACAGGAGAAGTTAATTTTGCTACTGGACAGTTACTCGGTACGGTTCTAGCTGTACAGGCAAATTTTTATCAAGTACAGCTGGATTTAGGGGACAAGGAGGAAAAATCAGATGAAAATTTCAGTGCCTCCCCCTATCCCTCCATGCTGCTCTGTACCCGCAGAACACGCTTGAAAAAAATTGGGCAACAGGTAATGGTAGGCGATCGCGTCGTTATTGAAGAACCCGATTGGGCTGGGGGACGTGGGGCGATCGCTGATGTTTTACCTCGTCAAACTGAGTTAGACCGTCCACCAATTGCTAATGCCAACCAACTTTTGCTGGTATTTGCTGTTGCCGATCCGCCTTTGGAACCCTATCAGTTAAGTCGCTTTTTGGTGAAAGGGGAATCTACTAATCTAGATGTGCTGTTATGCCTGAACAAAAGTGATTTAGTTTCACCACAGATGCAACAGGAGATTAGCGATCGCCTGGTTGGGTGGGGATATCAGCCAATATTTATTAGTGTAAAAAATGGTATAAATATTGGCTATTTATCTGAATATTTAAATAATAAAATTACTGTAATTGCTGGCCCATCGGGAGTTGGTAAATCAAGTTTAATTAATTTACTAGTGCCCAATGTTAATTTGCGTGTCGGTGAAGTTTCGGGTAAATTAGCTCGTGGTCGCCACACTACCCGCCACGTAGAGTTATTTGAATTGCCCACTCAAGGATTACTGGCTGATACTCCCGGTTTTAACCAACCTGACCTTGATTGTACTCCCGAAGAATTAGTTCATTACTTCCCCGAAGCCAGAGCGAGGTTAGCTACAGGTAGCTGTCGGTTTAGTGATTGTTTGCATCGAGAAGAACCTGATTGCGCCGTGCGGGGAGATTGGGAACGCTATCCACATTATTTGGAATTTTTGTCTGATGCGATCGCCTATCAAACTCAGCGTCAACAACAAGCAGATCCTGAATCAACACTGAAGTTGAAAACTAAAGGCAAAGGTCAGGCTCAATACGAACCAAAATTAGAGAGTAAAAAATATCGTCGTGTGGCTCGTAAGACACAACTGCAAGCGTTACAGGATTTATACCAAGACAGTGAAGAATGAAGCGCCTAAACGCGCAATACCTTGCCTATAAAGGCTTTAGCATATTTTAATGACGGTCATATTAACATGAGAAAACCTACAAAGTAAAGACTTTGTAGGCAAGATTTACATTATAGGATAGCTTTATCGTAACACTTGCCTAATGCAACTACTTGCTTGATAGGAAAATTATACGAACTTGATCTAATCGATAAACTTTTTAAATTAATGCGTAAATAGCTTTAAAGCTATACAGTTTTATTTTAATTGTCAATTCTCATCAAACCATAAAATTTATTTATTAATTGTCAAACTAAAGTCTTACAGGTGATAAAACATATCAGTATTTGGCGCTAAGAGAGTCTGGCATCTTGAAGACTCAATATGCTTTGATGCAGGCAATATTTAATATGTATTTAGTAGTTTGACCTGAGGGCTAGAACTTGTAATTCTCAGTGAGAATTGTTCATTCCACATTATTAGGATTTGGCGGAATGAGACAGGAACCGAACAGTCTCTCGCCACTACACAACATAATTTGTGGTAGAGATAGCGATTATTTTGTTGTGCAACGATATTTTCTAGAGAAAAAATCATTAATTAATGTCACAACTCCAATAAAGTCTTAAAATATTGTTAATTTCTGCTAAACCCCTCGACCTTCAATTTCCACGTACCACCCCAGAATAATTATGGCTATAGGCTACGTCGCGCTTGTTCTCCACGCACATCTACCCTTCGTTCGTCACCCAGAAAGTGATTATGTGTTGGAGGAAGAATGGCTATATGAAGCCATTACTGAAACTTATATTCCCTTATTGAAAGTATTTGAAGGACTAAAGCGAGACGGTATCGACTTTAAAATCACGATGAGCATGACACCACCTTTGGTATCAATGCTCCGCGATCCCTTGTTACAAGAACGTTATGATGCACACTTAGCCCAACTAGAAGAACTGATCGAACTAGAAGCGGAGCGTAATATTCATAATGGACATTTGAAGTATTTAGCAGAACATTACGCTACTGAGTTTAATGAAGCGCGTCAGATATGGGAACGCTATAAGGGTGATTTGGTAACTGCTTTTAAGGAGTACCAAGATACAAATAACCTGGAAATTATTACTTGTGGTGCTACCCACGGCTATTTCCCACTTATGAAAATGTATCCACAGGCTGTGTGGGCACAAATTCAAGTAGCTTGTGAACACTATGAGGAAACCTTTGGTAAACCACCAAGAGGCATTTGGTTGCCTGAGTGTGCTTACTATGAAGGTGTCGAACGGATGCTGGCAGATGCAGGGTTGCGCTACTTCCTCACCGATGGTCATGGTATTCTTTATGCCCGTCCCCGCCCTCGGTTTGGCACCTATGCCCCCATCTTTACCGAAACTGGTGTGGCTGCTTTTGGACGCGATCACGAATCTTCTCAACAGGTATGGTCTTCTGAGGTGGGCTATCCTGGTGCAGCAGAATACCGCGAGTTTTACAAAGATTTGGGCTGGGAAGCAGAATATGAGTATATTAAGCCCTACATCATGCCCAACGGACAGAGGAAAAATACGGGCATCAAGTATCACAAAATTACTGGACGTGGGTTAGGTCTTTCCGATAAAGCCCTTTATGACCCCTACTGGGCGAGAGAAAAAGCAGCAGAACATGCCGCTAACTTTATGTATAATCGGGAACGGCAAGCTGAACATTTACATGGGATCATGCAGCGTCCGCCGATTATTGTTTCGCCCTATGATGCAGAGTTATTTGGACATTGGTGGTATGAAGGCCCCTGGTTTATTGATTACTTGTTCCGTAAATCATGGTATGACCAAAAAACCTATGCCATGACGCACTTAGCAGATTATTTACGCGAACAGCCGACTCAACAAGTTTGTCGTCCTTCACAGTCGAGTTGGGGTTACAAAGGATTCCATGAATATTGGTTAAATGATACCAATGCATGGATTTATCCCCATTTGCACAAAGCGGCGGAACGGATGATTGAAATTTCGCACTTGGAACCAGAAGATGAATTGCAGTGGAAAGCTTTAAACCAAGCAGCGCGGGAATTATTATTAGCACAATCTTCCGACTGGGCATTTATCATGCGGACAGGAACAATGGTTCCTTATGCGGTGAGAAGAACGCGATCGCACTTGATGCGCTTCAATAAAATTTACGATGATGTAAAAATTGGCAAAGTTGATAGCGGTTGGTTAGAAAAAGTCGAATTGATGGATAATATCTTTCCGAGTATCAACTATCGCGTTTATCGTCCGTTGTAATTAGGGATTGGGGATTGGGGACTGGGGACTGGGGACTGGGGACTGGGAATTTTATTCTGAACGGGTGGTGAGCCGCCCGTTAGATGTTTCCAAATAAATATATATAAAATTAGGGTGGGCATTGCCTATCCTAATTTTTTTTGGTGAAGTGTTCGAGCGATCGCTGTAATTTTCTCAATTACCCATTACCCATTACTCATTACTCATTACTCATTACTCATTACTCATTACTCATTACTCATTACTCATTACTCATTACTCATTACTCATTACTCATTACTCATTACCCATTCCCCATTCCCTCCTTATCTGAAAAATTGCTGAGAAAATCGTGAAAACTAAATCGGAAATTCCATTAAATTTCTCAGCCAAGCTTTAGGTGTTCATAACTTAAGGGTTGCTACGTACCGTGATACTGAAAGCAGTTCACAAGGCAGCAACTCATAAACTTATGCAGCAAGCGTCTCAAGCTACAGTCATCTTGGGTGGTGGCTTCGCTGGATTGTTTACAGCTTTACACCTTAGCCAGCGAAAATATACACATCAGGTAATTTTAATTGAACAGCGCGATCGCTTCAGTTTTAAACCGTTGTTGTATGAACTACTCAGCGGTGAACTGCATAGCGCCCAAGTTTACCCTCGCTACAAAGAACTGCTAGCAAGTAGTAGTGTCACTTTTGTGCAAGATACGGTGAAATCAATTGATTTAGAGCAAAGCCGAGTAACTCTAACATCAAGTAGGATTTTTAACTACAGAAACTTAGTATTAGCACTTGGTAGCAAAACAACCTACTTTAATACTCCCGGTGCGGCAGAATATGCCATGCCTTTTACATCGGGAGAACAGGCGATCGCACTGAGAAAACACTTACGTCACCGTCTACATCAAGCAATTCAAACTTCAGATCCAGCACGGCGGCGGCTACTGCTGACTGTTGCTATTATCGGGGCGGGGCCTGCTGGTATTGAATTAGCTTGTACATTAGCAGATTTGTTGCCTATTTGGTACGACGAATTAGGCGGTGATGCGGCGGAAATTCGGGTGGTGTTAATTAACCGCAGTAAAGAAATTCTCAAAGGGGATGTAAATAGCCATTTGCGTTGTACAGCTCAACGTGCGCTGAAAGGGCGTATAATTCCCGTCGATTTTCTCTTTGATGCAGCTGTCAGCAAAATTCAAGCTGACAGTGTTGAGTATCAACAAAATAATAAAACGCAGATTTTGCAAGTGGGAACCATCGCTTGGACGGCGGGAACAACAGCTAATCCCTTGTTGATGAATTTACCAGTTGCAAATAATCGCGGGCGATTGCTGGTGACACCGACATTGCAACTTCCAGATTTTCCCGAAGTATTTGCCGCCGGAGACTGTGCTGCAGATAGCGATCAGCCTCAACCACCAACTGCACAAGTAGCTTATCAACAAGGAATTGCGATCGCGCAAAATATCCAGCATCAGCGCGAAGGAAAATCGCCTATTCCTGTAGAAATCAAGATGCGCGGGACTTTGATGAAACTGGGACTCAATGAAGGTGTGGCGAACTTGTTCAATAAAGTTCAAATTCCAGGACAACCCGGCCATCTAATTCGGGAAGCCACATACTTACAACTATTACCAAACGCTGCTCATAATCGCAAAATTACAACTGAGTGGCTTACCGATGAATTATTCCAGCGTCATCGTCCTGCTTCTTATATGCAACTAGGGCAAACGCCTTGGTTATCTGGGGTTGCAACCTTAGCTGCGGGAGTAATTTTCGCTACTCCCTTAGTATGGCGCGCTGCTCAACCTATGCAATTTCAGCAAAATCTGCATTGGACAGGGGTACCAACTCTACTCAATCAACTTGCACCCCCTCCTCAATAAGCTTTGCTCTCAGCCTTCTTTTCTGCGTGAAATCAACTTTATTTTATCTTCAGGAGTACATCAATGAGATACTTACTTAACCTGCGGACTGCTGTTAGCGTCAATCGCATTATCATGGGGCTTTTCTTTTTCGTTTCTGGGATTGCTAATTATCTCAACTTTAATGTTGCTAACGGTTTCTATCAAACTGTCATCACACAAAAACTACAAATAATTGGCCCAGGAATTCCTCCGGGATGGGAAGGGATAGGGCCGCTACCTTCATTAATTGCAATTCCTTATGCTTGGTTACTACCTTTAGCAGAAATTTTAGTAGGTGCATTATTTGCACTTAACTATTGGGTGCGGTGGACAGGTTTACTATTAATTCTCATGACTTTTAGTATCATTTTGGCATTTGGTATTATCCCCGCTGGTACTTTATTTCCTAATGGCGCAGAAAGTTTTAACAAAAATATTCTCTTCATGACATTGATTTGGATATGTATTGCCTACGATGCTTATGAGCAGAAAATGAGCCGCCGCCGCACTGAAGCAATGGCTAATTATGCTGTTAATAATGCGATGGATGATATGTGATGGGATGGGGAATGGGGAATGGGGAATGGGTAATTGGTAATTGGTAATTGGTTATCAGTTGAGTCTGTTCCAAGATTGCTAAAATTAAACTCTGAACAATTGGTGATTACTATTAAATAGTACATGTAGTTTGCCAAAAAAAATGTAATTTTTGCGTGACTAATCATTAATTACGAATTACGAATTACGAATTACGAATTAGTAATTTTTTCTCTCTTTTACTGGAATAAAATTCATGGCTACTGCACATTACGATGTCATCATTATTGGTACTGGTGCCGGTGGTGGTACACTTGCTTATCGTTTGGCTCCCACTGGTAAAAAAATTCTAATTCTGGAACGTGGTGCTTTTTTACCGCGTGAAAAAGCTAATTGGGACACGGTGGAAGTGGTGCAAAAAGACCGCTATCATACTAACGAAGTTTGGTATGACCAAAAAGGAAATGCGATTCATCCTGGCACAGGGTATTTTGTCGGTGGTAATACTAAAGTTTATGGTGGGGCGCTATTTCGTTGGCGTGAACAAGACTTTGAGCAAGTGATTCATAAGGGTGGAATTTCACCCGAATGGCCTTTAAAATATCGGGATTTTGCACCTTATTATATTGAAGCTGAAAAGCTTTATGAAGTACATGGTCAGCGAGGTTTAGATCCAACTGAACCAAATGCAACAGAAGATTATCCCTATCCTGCGATTCAACATGAACCACGGATTCAAGAAATACATGATTCGCTCAAAATAGAAGGCTATCATCCGTTTTATTTACCACTTGCTATTAAGCTAAATGAAGTTAATCGTCGTTTAAGTAATTGCATTCGTTGCAATACTTGTGATGGATTTCCTTGTTTAGTAGATGCGAAAGCTGATGCAGATGTTAATTGTGTGCGTCCAGCAGAAAAGTATGATAATGTCACCCTGATCACGAAAGCTAAGGTAAATCGATTACATACAAATTCTTCTGGGCGAGAAGTCAATGCTGTAGAAGCTGAAATTAACGGCGAAATTCACTTTTTCTCTAGTGATATTGTCGTTGTTGCTTGCGGTGCAATTAATTCTGCGGCTTTGTTGTTGCGTTCAGCTAACGATCAGCATCCCAATGGATTAGCGAATAGTTCCGATCAGGTGGGACGCAACTTCATGAAGCATCAAAATGGCGCGATTATTGGAGTCAGTTTAAAATCCAATCCTACGTCTTTTCAAAAAACCCTAGCAATTAATGATTTTTACTGGGGAGATGAAGATTATGATTATCCAATGGGTCATGTGCAATTACTAGGCAAAGTCAATGCTGATATGATTGCTCAAGAATCGCCATCGGTTTTAGGGCTATCATTTCGAGAACGACATACATTTGAAGCGATCGCAACTCATTCGGTAGACTGGTGGCTGACTGCTGAAGATTTACCCGATCCTAACAATCGCGTCACGCTGAGAAATGATTCTGTACAGTTAAATTACACCGAAAACAACACCGAAGCCTACAACCGACTACTCAACCGCTGGACGCAAGTACTAAAAATGATTGGTTGCGGTGAACGGATTATTCCCGCCTCCTTCTATTTCCGCAAAAAACTACCTTTGCAAGGCGTAGCGCACCAATGCGGTACTTGTCGCTTTGGTGAAGATCCCAAAACTTCCGTATTAGATATTAATTGCCGCACCCATGACATTGATAATTTATATGTAGTTGATGGTAGTTTCTTCCGTTCTAGTGCTGCTGTTAACCCGACTCTGACAATTATCGCCAATGCTTTACGCGTAGGCGATCGCTTAATCGAACGTCTGGCTTAGAGACTTGTAATTCTTAATTACGAATTACGAATTACGAATTACGAATTACCGATATCTTGTTTGCGCGATCGCCTGATGCCATGAGTCTAGTAAACTTAAGCGATGATCAGCGCTAATTTTCGGCTCAAACCATTGATCGGCTTGCCATTGCTGCAAAATTTCGGCTTCACTTTCCCAATAACCAATCGCTAAACCTGCTAAGTAAGCAGCACCCAAGGCTGTAGTTTCAGTAATTTTGGGACGCACAACGGGTACACCTAAAATATCTGCCTGAAATTGCATTAATAAATTATTGCGAGATGCACCGCCATCTACCCGCAATTCTCGCAGATGTAGCTGAGAATCTTGGCGCATCGCCTCTATCACATCAGCCGTTTGATAAGCTATGCTTTCTAAGGCTGCACGGGCAATATGGGCATTAGTTGAACCACGAGTTAAACCAGTAATCGTACCACGAGCGTAACTATCCCAATAAGGTGCGCCTAAACCGACGAATGCAGGTACAAAATAAACGCCACCAGTATCAGGAACGCTAGCTGCTAAGGCTTCAACATCTTCACTGTGCTTGATAATTTCCAATCCATCACGCAACCATTGCACAACTGCGCCAGCAATAAAGACGCTACCTTCTAAAGCGTAGTCAGTACGTCCATTGATGCGCCAGGCGATGGTTGTTAGTAACTTGTGCTTGGATAACATGGGCTGATTGCCTGTATTCAGCAGTATAAAGCAACCTGTGCCGTAAGTATTTTTCGCCATGCCAGATTGCAATGATGCTTGCCCAAATGTCGCTGCTTGTTGGTCTCCAGCAATGCCTGCAATGGGAATGCGGCTACCAAAAATCCCTTCAGATGTATATCCATATACTTCTGACGAACTCCGCACTTCTGGCAGCAGGGAACGGGGAATATTGAGAATGGACAGCAATTCCTCATCCCATTGCTGAGTATGAATATTGAATAACAACGTCCTGCAAGCATTAGTAACATCTGTGATGTGGAGTTCTCCCTGAGTGAGTTTCCACATTAACCAGCTATCGACAGTGCCAAATACTAGTTCTCCACGTTCGGCTTTTTCGCGGGCGTAAGGTACATTATCAAGTAACCATTTAACTTTAGTACCGCTAAAGTAAGCATCGATTACTAATCCTGTTTTTTGCTGGAATGTTGTTTCATATCCCGCTGCTTTCAGTTGATCGCAGTCAGCAGCAGTGCGACGATCCTGCCAAACGATCGCATTGTAAATCGGCTTACCTGTTTTACGATCCCAGACTATAGTAGTTTCTCGTTGATTGGTAATGCCAATAGCTGCAATATCACTGGCTTTAATACCAATGCGCGCTAAGGCTTCATTCGCCACACCAACTTGCGAAGACCAAATTTCATCAGCATCATGCTCTACCCAGCCAGGTTGCGGAAAGATTTGTGTAAACTCTTTCTGAGCAACCGTCAGCATATCGCCATCACGGTTAAATATAATAGAGCGCGAGCTAGTAGTACCTTGGTCAAACGCCAGAATATATTTAGTCATAGGATTAGCATGAATTGATTCATTCCCAGGTGAGTGAACTGCACAAAGCGCATCTCAAAATATAGCGCGATCGCACTCACCCTCAAGTTGTCAATTTTGAAACTTTTAAGTTATACCAATTCAAATAATGTTTGCGACACATCAATATATTCTAGATGGCACGGCACGCCGTGCCCCTACAATCTGTTGCATTCTTGGCGTTGCTGATTGATGGGATGATTTTTGTCTCACGCATTCGACGTTCGCGCAGCGTCTCGTAGAGAAGTCGTTCTCGCAGAGTAGGCGCAAAGGCAAGCCAGTGCGTTGGGCGGCTCTGCCGACTTGAAGCAACTGGCGCGCAAAGAATCGACTTTTAGCTTTTTCCAGAAGTCTGAATTCATCCCGCAAATATGCAACGCCGCATTCTTTTTTCCCATTGGTATTACTCAACAAAAAACCGAACAATAATTTTGGAGGGGGTTTGGGGGACGCAACCGTCACCCAATCGGGGGTTTGGGGGAGAATCCCCCAATTCTTCTGGCTTCTTGAATCAGTGATACAAAATCAAAAAATGTTCGCGACGCATCAATATATTCCAGAGGGCACGGCACGCCCATTGGTGTCAACTTAACGTGAAACCCGCTCTTGTGCAAGGTTTCGCCCTCACCCCCAACCCCTCTCCCGGCGGGAGAGGGGAGCAAGAGATTTAATTCCCCTTCTCCTGGGGGAGAAGGGGTTAGGGGATGAGGGCGCGAGGTATTTGTACAACGCCCGCCCTATATAGCTTTTAGCTTAAGTTGACACGTATGCGGCACGGCGTGCCCCTACAATCTGTCGCATTCTTTTTTCAAATTGGTCTTACTAGTTCGCCAAGTTTCCTTGGCGGGTAAAAGGTGAAGGGTTAAGGGTTAAAGGTTTTTATCCCTTACCCTTTTCCCTTTCCCCTTTTCCCATAACTTTTTCTGTACTAAGGTAGTAGACTGCACAATAGTCTTTAGATGAAAATACTATAAATCGACAGCCATAGTGTACTTAAGATGGAAGGGACAAATAAAGCTAATCCAGAAGGTTTTTGGCCGCTAAATTTTCTTAAAAAGCTGCTTATAGCTCATTGGCGTTCTTTATTAATCTTGTTAATAGGAGTTTATTTACCTTTTCAGCTGTTTGAACTTTTGGCAGTTAAGGTATGGCAGAATGCAGGCGGTTTTCCTTGGGATGTGCCGATATTGCTGGCAATTCATTCTCAAGCCATACCACAATTGGATGAGATCGCAGTCATCCTCACAAAGTGGGGGTCTTTTTGGACTGCATTACCCATATTTACTACAATCGCCATCGTCTTCTGGCAAAAGCGCCGATGGCGATCGCTAACTTATTTACTCACCACCGCATTCGGAAGTTTGATCATCAACCGCACTGCTAAAGAATTAATGCATCGAGTCCGTCCGCAACTATGGGTGTCTGGTGCGCCGGAATTTGATTATGCATTTCCCAGTGGTCATGCTATGACGAGTATGACTTTGGTAGTAGTTTTAGTAATTTTGAGCAAGGATAAACCCTGGCGCTGGTTAGTTATGCTTTTTGGCGGTTTATATGTCTTGGCGATCGCTTGGACAAGGCTTTATTTAGGGGTTCACTTCCCCAGCGATATTTTGGCAGGTTGGATGGTTGCGATCGCCTGGTCAATCGGAGTTAGTTTAATTATCAAACCTCACTTGATTGCAGCTAACCCCTTAAATAATGTTCAACCTGTAGAAGAAACTTCTTTATTACCAAAGGAAAAACAAATTTTAGCAGAAGATTGATCAGCTGTTACGCATTGAGGGACTTCCAAGTAAAAAATATTCCATTGCTATTGTTTACTGTTGACAGTTGGCTGTTAACTGTGAACCGTCAACAGTCAACAGTCAAGGACTTGAACGGAATAATTGATTTTTTGGAGTTTCCTCAACTTGCATAGTTACTTATCAGGATTGTCCAGAGTCAAATATCCTTGACAACCCAAACAAGATGTAGGCGCAATATTCAGTCAGCATAGCAATTATGCTTACTAGAAAATTTAGATACTGTAAATCAGTGTTAATTTATACGATTTCGAGTTTTTAGAATGGTTATACTCGTTTCTAGGTTCTACCTGGGAATTACGAAGTGGCTTTGCCACTTCTTTTTATGTAAATGGTAGCCTAAAAAATAATTAAAAACAAAAATGCAAACCATAAATGTAAATGTAATTACGTTTATTTTTGCTCTTATAGATTCTTATCCAATACTTGGCGGTTAAGGGGAAAAGGGAAAGAAAAAACCTTTAACCCTTAACCTTTAACCTTTTCCCCAAAACCAATTTTGGTTTCTAGATGTGATGTAGGGTGCATTCAGGTAAATGCGATCGCCACTCAGCAGCATCCAACACCCTACAATACGTGAGAAAGTTTATTTTGCGGTATTGGCTAATAGCTAGTCATTAAAATCATCTCGCCATTTATCGCGATTGTCTCTCATTTCTGCATCACGGAGCGATCGCGCTGGTTGCCAAGTTCCCCAACACAGTGCAGTTTGCCTTTCTAGGTGGTTGACAAATTGCATAATTGGCTGATCTATTTTGAGTGGAGTTTTTAAATCAAACTTAATTGTCTCAAAAATTTTAGAATCATCGTTAAAAAAATCCTGACCCAAAATATTAACTAGCCATAGCATAAATCGATTGTACAACTTACCAAAAATTCCCTTACGTTTCTGTATCATTAATATCGTTCGCCCTTCAGCCTTTCCCCCGTCAAGCAGGCGTAAGGTAAACATGATATATAAGTGCAAAAAATCGGGGCCAATTGTAACTATGCTAGTGCTACCGTACCAATAGCAAATACTATAGGTAATGGCATTTTTGTAAAAAGGACGAATCAGCTTAATTAGCCAGGAATCTTCGTTACCTCTTGTAGTATTGCTAAAAGTAATCGCATTTTGATTGAGTTCTTCTTTTTCAAAGACTATTTCTATTGGTAGCTTGTGAACTGTATGGAAATGTTGAGTATCAATGGCATTAATTACCACCACATTAGGGTGACATTTAGCTACAAAGTGACAAACCATTGTCACATCACATTCCTTGTGTTCTAACTCAGGAATAAAAGGTAGAGGCTGTAGCGGAATTTCTCCAGTCCAA contains the following coding sequences:
- a CDS encoding GMC oxidoreductase: MATAHYDVIIIGTGAGGGTLAYRLAPTGKKILILERGAFLPREKANWDTVEVVQKDRYHTNEVWYDQKGNAIHPGTGYFVGGNTKVYGGALFRWREQDFEQVIHKGGISPEWPLKYRDFAPYYIEAEKLYEVHGQRGLDPTEPNATEDYPYPAIQHEPRIQEIHDSLKIEGYHPFYLPLAIKLNEVNRRLSNCIRCNTCDGFPCLVDAKADADVNCVRPAEKYDNVTLITKAKVNRLHTNSSGREVNAVEAEINGEIHFFSSDIVVVACGAINSAALLLRSANDQHPNGLANSSDQVGRNFMKHQNGAIIGVSLKSNPTSFQKTLAINDFYWGDEDYDYPMGHVQLLGKVNADMIAQESPSVLGLSFRERHTFEAIATHSVDWWLTAEDLPDPNNRVTLRNDSVQLNYTENNTEAYNRLLNRWTQVLKMIGCGERIIPASFYFRKKLPLQGVAHQCGTCRFGEDPKTSVLDINCRTHDIDNLYVVDGSFFRSSAAVNPTLTIIANALRVGDRLIERLA
- the glpK gene encoding glycerol kinase GlpK; its protein translation is MTKYILAFDQGTTSSRSIIFNRDGDMLTVAQKEFTQIFPQPGWVEHDADEIWSSQVGVANEALARIGIKASDIAAIGITNQRETTIVWDRKTGKPIYNAIVWQDRRTAADCDQLKAAGYETTFQQKTGLVIDAYFSGTKVKWLLDNVPYAREKAERGELVFGTVDSWLMWKLTQGELHITDVTNACRTLLFNIHTQQWDEELLSILNIPRSLLPEVRSSSEVYGYTSEGIFGSRIPIAGIAGDQQAATFGQASLQSGMAKNTYGTGCFILLNTGNQPMLSKHKLLTTIAWRINGRTDYALEGSVFIAGAVVQWLRDGLEIIKHSEDVEALAASVPDTGGVYFVPAFVGLGAPYWDSYARGTITGLTRGSTNAHIARAALESIAYQTADVIEAMRQDSQLHLRELRVDGGASRNNLLMQFQADILGVPVVRPKITETTALGAAYLAGLAIGYWESEAEILQQWQADQWFEPKISADHRLSLLDSWHQAIAQTRYR
- a CDS encoding phosphatase PAP2 family protein; this translates as MEGTNKANPEGFWPLNFLKKLLIAHWRSLLILLIGVYLPFQLFELLAVKVWQNAGGFPWDVPILLAIHSQAIPQLDEIAVILTKWGSFWTALPIFTTIAIVFWQKRRWRSLTYLLTTAFGSLIINRTAKELMHRVRPQLWVSGAPEFDYAFPSGHAMTSMTLVVVLVILSKDKPWRWLVMLFGGLYVLAIAWTRLYLGVHFPSDILAGWMVAIAWSIGVSLIIKPHLIAANPLNNVQPVEETSLLPKEKQILAED
- a CDS encoding aromatic ring-hydroxylating oxygenase subunit alpha produces the protein MNFNSQNVSSKRKSKNFNNPERFVEGWYWAIPSHHLRVGEVKAITLLGRELVIYRGKDKKAITFDAYCPHLGAHLAEGKVEGNELRCFFHHWKFDREGFCVEIPCLDAPLSIKLNAWPTAEKYGIIWIWTGEIPLQPLPFIPELEHKECDVTMVCHFVAKCHPNVVVINAIDTQHFHTVHKLPIEIVFEKEELNQNAITFSNTTRGNEDSWLIKLIRPFYKNAITYSICYWYGSTSIVTIGPDFLHLYIMFTLRLLDGGKAEGRTILMIQKRKGIFGKLYNRFMLWLVNILGQDFFNDDSKIFETIKFDLKTPLKIDQPIMQFVNHLERQTALCWGTWQPARSLRDAEMRDNRDKWRDDFND